AAGGCCAAACTTGAAGTCAAGCCTGATGTAGCACCGCTGCTTCCATAACTCTTCTCCTTGAATCTGGAAAATTGTCAAGCGATAAGAAACAAAGAGGGGCAAGACAGACAGACAGTGAGTTAAAAACACAATTGTTGAAAGCCCCATATACTGCAAAATTCACTGGTCATCAATGTTCAACAAGTAAGAGCTTTTCTGGGAAaatagaagagaagagagaCATACTTCTTTGCTACTTTGGCAGCAAGCTTGTTCTGACCAACTGATACACGCAATTTGCCACTTCCAGCTTGACCAAGCATGCCATAGCCCTCTCCTAGTCCATCCCCTAGTTTCCAAGAAGATCAAATATGAAGTGAAGAACAACATCAGTCCTGATCTACACTATCAAAAGAATAGCTGAAAAGCAAAATCCTAAAAAAGTACCAAGAGCTAACCATCTCAGATTAGGTTTAAGTCCTCTCATCTCACAAAATCTGTGAATACTCGCAAGAAATTGTACTAACAGACATTATACACCTAATCATTTCGCATGCACCAGTTATGTACTCCAATATGCATCAGAGATTTCATACAATATGCAGTTAGCAAACAACATGGCCATCAATCACCACCAACAATACTTAGGAAATGAAAACATTTAATTCAAGAACAGTTTTAACCAAACTTTTTCCATTTTCACTTTTTGCTCTTCCTTCTGGTACTTCTATTTAATTTAGAAGGTGAGGGGTTGCATTGATCTGGTTGGTATTACCTAATGAGCTTTCTTCAGGTATTCCAAACTGCATCCTATTTGCTAGCTTCCGCATGTCCGTGATAGCATATCTGATGAAATACCACGAAAACGTTTATGTCAATCAAAAACGTGTGCTTCACCATATATATCTCTGGAAACTGTAGTTCACATGAGATGAAGTGGAAACATCCATACCTTTCTTTCATCTTTCTCAGCCGACGGCCACCTCTCTTTTTCTTAGGCTCAGAATCAGGAACTGGAAGAGGCTTTGGCTGCTTTGCAGGAGGTGGCTCTTGCCACTTCTCTATCTTTTTACGGATCTCTTCCCTAAGAGATCTTCCGGTTTTTCCAGCTGGGTCTCCATTGATCGAGTCAACACGAGCAGCTAAAGTAGATTTTGCTGCCAGCAATCTACAGGCTCGCATCCTTAAGGAAGGAGGTGTACTCTGAAATAGTTCTGTTTGCTCAATATAACCCACATGAAAGTGGGATGTTGCTGTGGAGAACCCTGCTAAATTCTTCCTTTTGGCACCAAGAAGCTGGACATTACAAGCAGGCATTTTTGCCAACGATGAGAGACCACCAGCAGTACCCATAAGTTTTGCAGCAACTGCACTCCCAACTACAGCAGAAAGATTGGGAGCAATATATCCCATTCGACTCTCAACAAAATCAAGAACCTTTTTCTTCGCTGAATCGAGAGCAAGGGCTCTATCACATGCTTCAACCGTCTTCTGTAAAACATCTTCTGGCAATGGCTTGCCACTGGTAGTTGATGCCGTAACAGACACAACCATGATGATAGCTGAGGGTAGCAGTCCTTCCAAGTCAACAAGAGTCAGATCCATTTCATTTCCAATTTTTTTAACAACCCGAGCATAATCAATCGGGTGATGAACAAGTGACTCTAACTCAGGAAATTTCAATCGATACTTGTCACGTATGAAGTTATGGATTATAACAATTTCATTCTCAATGTCAACTGATAAGGCATTACAGTCTACTATCAACTGATACTCTGGATCGTCTTCGAGAACCAAACCTTTATTCGTGACATCAGACTCCTTCTCAAGTGCATCTTCAACTTTCTGCAGCATTAATAGCTTATTACCATTTGAAATTACTCCTAGCACCGTAGGAAAAGCGGATAGTTGGAGGATAAGAATAAGAAGACAGCAGAAATAAAAATCTCTAAATTTCAAACTAACACATGAGATATTTAACCTCTAATTTCAACAATTCAACCCAGAAGGGAAAAAGGAAGCTACAGAGATTATTTCACTTGCCAGTCCATGTTGACATGATATAAATAGAAATGACATAGGACGAAAGAGAAAAGGTAACAGGAATTAAAAATACGCAACTCTAGACTTCAGAGATACCAAGCAAATAAGACCTTCGAATTCAAATCAGAAAGAGGCATCAATAGTTAGACAAGAAAATATAATGTGGGCAGTCCACATTGTTTTAATTGGGGAAATTGTTTATAAGTATAACCGGGGACATGATATGAGGATATTAAAGATAAGGCCTGTATAAACCTGCATTATGTCAATGTAGCGACGTGATTTTTGCAGCTTGGAAACATTATCTAGATCATCATAATTAAGTGCTTCAATGTCTGCTAAGTCTCCATCTTCCTCCATCTGTTCAGTATCAAGATTCTCCTCATCCTAGTTaaataaagaggaaaaaatTCAGTCCAGGTGAAATGAAGATAAGAAAGGAATTTGATAATCAAATGGACATAATCTTCCACCCACAATGATCACCCAACCCTAACCACAGAAAAATTACAGAGGAaaatagaaaatgaagaaatggatattactaacaccttgtttggatggttgttacccgTTGTATTATTAGTTTAAATTTAATGTTTCTTTTGGTTgttattcaaattttattatatcatattgcTTAAATACATCATTAGTTAACGACCAAAAGTCCCATTTTGTGTAACGAGCGATTTGGTGTAATTGCATTGTTagcttaatattttcttctcatttgtctttatttattatttaataatcctATTttatgaaggggagccttggagtaactggtaaagttgctgccatgtgaccaggaggtcacgagttcaagccttggaaacagcctctggcagaaatgcaaggtaaggctgcgtacaatagacccttgtggtcgggcccttccccggaccctgcgcataacGGAAGCTTAAGTgtaccgggctgccctttaatAATCCTATTTTATCCTATTCCTACTTTTCAATAGTAGCTCTTCCATGTACCCTAATTTTGTCGTgggtttatcattcaaattagTGACATCATCCCAGGACCGAGAACGACACAATTTATCCAAACGTTGTACTGATTAGACCAATACAGTACAATGCAATACAACAC
The genomic region above belongs to Solanum dulcamara chromosome 5, daSolDulc1.2, whole genome shotgun sequence and contains:
- the LOC129889835 gene encoding U4/U6 small nuclear ribonucleoprotein Prp31 homolog, translated to MATLADSFLADLDELSDNEADAIDEENLDTEQMEEDGDLADIEALNYDDLDNVSKLQKSRRYIDIMQKVEDALEKESDVTNKGLVLEDDPEYQLIVDCNALSVDIENEIVIIHNFIRDKYRLKFPELESLVHHPIDYARVVKKIGNEMDLTLVDLEGLLPSAIIMVVSVTASTTSGKPLPEDVLQKTVEACDRALALDSAKKKVLDFVESRMGYIAPNLSAVVGSAVAAKLMGTAGGLSSLAKMPACNVQLLGAKRKNLAGFSTATSHFHVGYIEQTELFQSTPPSLRMRACRLLAAKSTLAARVDSINGDPAGKTGRSLREEIRKKIEKWQEPPPAKQPKPLPVPDSEPKKKRGGRRLRKMKERYAITDMRKLANRMQFGIPEESSLGDGLGEGYGMLGQAGSGKLRVSVGQNKLAAKVAKKFKEKSYGSSGATSGLTSSLAFTPVQGIELSNPQALANQLGSGTQSTYFSDTGTFSKIKRT